One region of Termitidicoccus mucosus genomic DNA includes:
- a CDS encoding LysR family transcriptional regulator, with amino-acid sequence MELRNLRAFVEVIRRGGFSAAAATLNATQPTVSKAIRQLEHDCGAELVDRRASPPRLTDAGEVVYRRAAAMLAERESLLVEMDELRGVRRGRLRLGLPPLGISEVFAPLVAAYRRAFPGVEIELLEGGSRRLEAAVRSGEVELGATLRPVPDEFGWQPVCDEPLVALLPETHALAGRKRVKLAELATSPFVLFEGHFVLNSLIAEACARRGFTPPATARGSQPDFVSALVAAGLGVALLPRLVAASRTLPSVRVALLDETDLRWQLDMIWRRDATLSTAARSWLELLGKRKK; translated from the coding sequence ATGGAACTGAGAAACCTGCGCGCCTTTGTCGAAGTGATCCGCCGGGGCGGTTTTTCCGCCGCCGCCGCGACCCTCAACGCCACGCAGCCGACGGTGAGCAAGGCGATCCGGCAACTGGAGCACGATTGCGGGGCGGAACTGGTGGATCGGCGGGCCTCGCCGCCGCGGCTCACCGATGCCGGCGAGGTGGTCTACCGGCGGGCGGCTGCGATGCTGGCCGAGCGCGAAAGCCTGCTGGTGGAAATGGACGAGCTTCGCGGCGTGCGACGCGGGCGGCTGCGGCTCGGGTTGCCGCCGCTCGGCATCAGCGAGGTGTTCGCGCCGCTGGTGGCGGCGTACCGGCGCGCGTTTCCGGGCGTGGAGATCGAGTTGCTCGAAGGGGGCAGCCGGCGGCTGGAGGCGGCGGTGCGGTCAGGCGAGGTCGAGCTGGGCGCGACGCTGCGCCCGGTCCCGGACGAGTTTGGCTGGCAGCCGGTTTGCGACGAGCCGCTGGTGGCGCTGCTGCCCGAGACGCACGCGCTGGCCGGACGCAAACGGGTAAAACTGGCCGAACTGGCGACAAGCCCGTTCGTACTGTTCGAAGGGCACTTCGTGCTCAACTCGCTGATCGCCGAGGCGTGCGCGCGGCGCGGATTCACGCCGCCGGCCACGGCGCGGGGCAGCCAGCCGGATTTCGTAAGCGCGCTGGTGGCGGCCGGGCTCGGAGTGGCGTTGCTGCCGCGACTGGTGGCCGCGTCACGCACGCTGCCATCGGTGCGGGTGGCGCTGCTCGACGAGACGGACTTGCGCTGGCAGCTCGACATGATCTGGCGACGCGACGCGACGCTCTCGACGGCGGCGCGAAGCTGGCTGGAGTTGCTGGGCAAGCGGAAGAAATGA
- a CDS encoding CidA/LrgA family protein: MIARWQTTTGFRRFRIFVRRNRWVQAAGLFMLWWLCDRAVRVLGVPVPGAIVGLGLLLVLLASGRFSHAWVRRGASGLLDHLMLFFVPAMLALVDHPDLFSLTGLKLLGIVMAGTLLVMSGTAAVVELSLRRKMGRDHA, translated from the coding sequence ATGATCGCACGCTGGCAGACAACGACAGGGTTCAGACGTTTCCGCATTTTCGTCCGGCGCAACCGCTGGGTGCAGGCCGCCGGGTTGTTCATGCTCTGGTGGCTGTGCGACCGGGCCGTCCGCGTGCTCGGCGTGCCGGTGCCGGGGGCGATTGTCGGGCTCGGGCTGCTGCTGGTGCTGCTCGCCAGCGGGCGTTTTTCGCATGCCTGGGTGCGGCGCGGCGCGAGCGGGTTGCTCGATCATCTGATGCTGTTTTTTGTCCCCGCGATGCTCGCCTTGGTGGATCACCCCGATTTGTTCAGCCTCACCGGGCTCAAGCTGCTCGGCATCGTCATGGCAGGCACACTGCTGGTCATGTCCGGCACGGCGGCCGTCGTGGAGCTGAGCCTGCGCCGCAAAATGGGGCGCGACCATGCATGA